A region of uncultured Carboxylicivirga sp. DNA encodes the following proteins:
- a CDS encoding sensor histidine kinase, whose translation MNLLRQKKIRTNLAIVIGTLVLLTIIVLGWIHYYSVSRALMKDVYEKQLTTTLRAYQSSLEALLERAIETSEILADDPILLEWFEMNHEDENLKKLALERLDKLNKQFGYPTVFAVSRKTHEYWRENYHLLDVVAENDPDDSWFFESIKSKQKSALNFDYNNELEETILFVNVLMGDVNDPIGVAGVGIDPTLLVHHFKSHKSSDSAILWLIDNKGKIIMSEKTEEINQPLRSFIETETVDSILLSKGESYVQHLKMNKTNYEIASMSVGETKYRVVLLIPQKDLLSVLNVIRSNTVWLSIIMLLLTLGVISIVSNRITTPIIRLTNLSNKLWQNHLNVTIDKDLVNRQDEIGHLAQSFENMQSQLTEVITHLNKANRNLKIEQQQLKQINQQLEVALDKASESERLTKSFLANISHEIRTPMNSIMGFAQLLEVEDLGESLLNTYSNIIVRNSQQLLSILNNLIEVSKLDSGMTKPKKEAVSAVNVVSEIYDLFSYASSDKITIINEAHELNPDIVFDSDELMIRQVLNNLLSNAIKYTPSGIIKIGCKREDHQIIFYVSDTGVGINLNDTKFIFEPFWQVDQNSSINEGAGLGLAISKKISDILNGRIWVESNSGEGSIFYFSLPIYPTPLN comes from the coding sequence ATGAATCTACTTAGGCAAAAAAAAATAAGAACAAATCTTGCAATTGTTATCGGTACACTGGTACTCTTAACAATCATTGTTTTGGGCTGGATTCATTATTATTCGGTTAGTCGTGCTTTAATGAAAGATGTATATGAAAAGCAACTGACCACAACTCTCCGTGCTTATCAAAGCTCGCTGGAAGCACTACTTGAAAGAGCCATTGAAACGTCAGAGATATTAGCTGATGATCCAATATTACTGGAATGGTTTGAAATGAACCATGAAGATGAAAATCTAAAGAAACTGGCTCTTGAAAGACTCGATAAACTAAATAAACAATTTGGGTATCCAACTGTATTTGCAGTTAGTAGAAAAACCCATGAATACTGGAGAGAAAACTATCATTTGTTAGATGTTGTTGCTGAAAATGACCCGGATGATTCATGGTTTTTTGAATCTATTAAAAGCAAACAAAAAAGTGCTTTAAATTTTGATTATAATAATGAATTAGAAGAGACTATTTTATTTGTTAATGTTTTAATGGGTGATGTGAATGATCCCATTGGTGTAGCCGGTGTTGGTATTGATCCTACCTTACTGGTTCATCATTTTAAAAGTCACAAATCTTCTGACTCAGCTATTTTATGGTTAATCGATAACAAGGGTAAAATCATAATGTCAGAGAAAACAGAGGAAATAAACCAACCTCTAAGAAGTTTTATTGAAACTGAAACCGTCGACAGTATCCTTTTGAGCAAAGGTGAATCCTATGTTCAGCATTTGAAAATGAACAAGACAAATTACGAAATTGCTTCAATGAGCGTTGGTGAAACAAAATATCGTGTTGTACTCTTAATCCCTCAAAAAGATCTTCTTTCAGTTTTAAACGTAATCCGTTCAAATACAGTTTGGCTTAGTATCATTATGCTCTTGCTCACGCTGGGAGTTATCTCAATTGTTTCTAATCGAATAACAACTCCTATCATCAGGCTTACCAACCTTTCGAATAAACTCTGGCAGAATCATTTAAACGTCACTATCGACAAAGATTTGGTGAACAGACAAGATGAAATAGGCCATTTAGCGCAAAGCTTTGAAAACATGCAAAGTCAATTAACTGAAGTAATTACACATTTGAATAAAGCTAACAGGAATTTAAAGATTGAGCAACAGCAGTTGAAACAAATAAATCAACAACTTGAGGTAGCACTTGATAAGGCGTCAGAAAGTGAACGACTGACTAAATCATTCCTGGCTAATATTAGTCACGAAATCAGAACTCCTATGAATAGTATAATGGGATTTGCCCAGTTGCTTGAAGTAGAAGATCTGGGAGAATCTTTATTAAATACCTATTCTAATATCATTGTAAGAAACAGTCAACAATTACTATCTATTTTAAATAACCTCATAGAAGTTTCTAAGTTGGATTCCGGCATGACGAAACCAAAAAAAGAAGCTGTATCCGCTGTAAATGTTGTATCTGAGATATATGATTTGTTTTCCTATGCTTCCAGTGATAAAATTACGATAATCAATGAAGCCCATGAACTCAATCCTGACATCGTTTTTGATAGTGATGAGCTGATGATTCGCCAGGTTTTAAATAATCTTCTTTCCAATGCAATTAAATACACTCCTTCTGGTATTATTAAAATAGGGTGTAAAAGAGAAGACCATCAAATAATATTTTATGTATCCGATACCGGTGTGGGAATAAATTTAAATGACACTAAATTCATTTTCGAACCATTCTGGCAAGTTGATCAAAATTCAAGTATCAATGAAGGTGCCGGACTTGGATTAGCTATTTCGAAAAAAATATCAGATATTCTAAATGGTAGAATCTGGGTAGAAAGTAATTCAGGAGAAGGATCCATATTTTACTTTTCCCTCCCGATCTATCCTACTCCTTTAAACTAA
- a CDS encoding sulfatase-like hydrolase/transferase — protein sequence MKNKIPFLNKTIERNEYFVLLYRFLYLMLIYSGFRIIFWSMNADYFPAVSFSGFIEIMKGGMVFDLAALLYLNGIYVILYLLPLPFRFGKVYQVFLKWLFMLVNSIGIALNSVDIIYYRFILKRTTYNVFDIIKNEDNLGRLWVQFFIDYWYIAVLFGLTIWLLSKLYSRIKPRPVTFRRKWLVYPTAVVALVLFTGFSVVAIRGGYRHSTRPMTMNNAGKYVESAEQMNLVLNTPFCVIRTWGKKGIERRNYFDQDKLLSLYSPEIQFNVDSQKEDKKNIVIIILESYNREYVGALNKNLDNGNYKGYTPFLDSLINESYCIEHAYANGFKSIDALPSIIASVPSLELPYIVSEYSTNSINGLPTLLKKDGYTSAFFHGAANGSMGFDAFAKMAGFDRYVGKTEYGNDDDYDGMWGIWDEPFFQFFANEMDKMHEPFFTTLFSLSSHHPFKLPEQYEGAFPKGELPVHQCVGYTDMALRKFFERAKTMEWYTNTLFVITADHSSASAFESSKNNIDSYSIPMLFYAPGDSLLKGLDKNVAQQIDILPSVLGYIHYDKPFVSFGNNIFDASDDRFVIGYRSGNYQYLKNDTILQFDGNQLKAVYDISSDRMMTKNIVEQVQVTSIENECKGFLQQYSNRMIDDGFSLKE from the coding sequence ATGAAAAATAAGATACCATTTCTAAATAAAACTATTGAACGCAACGAATACTTTGTATTGCTGTATCGATTCCTGTATTTAATGCTGATCTACTCAGGTTTCCGGATTATTTTTTGGTCAATGAATGCAGATTATTTTCCGGCTGTTTCATTTTCGGGTTTTATTGAAATTATGAAAGGGGGAATGGTATTTGATCTCGCTGCCTTACTTTACTTAAATGGTATTTACGTCATTCTATATCTTTTACCGTTACCATTCAGATTTGGCAAAGTCTATCAGGTATTCCTTAAGTGGTTATTTATGCTTGTTAACAGCATTGGGATTGCTCTTAACAGTGTGGATATCATCTATTACAGGTTTATACTTAAGCGTACAACTTATAATGTTTTTGATATTATCAAAAACGAGGATAATCTTGGACGTTTATGGGTTCAGTTTTTTATTGATTACTGGTATATTGCTGTTTTGTTTGGATTAACCATATGGCTTTTATCAAAGTTATATTCAAGAATCAAACCACGTCCGGTTACTTTCAGACGAAAGTGGCTTGTTTATCCAACCGCAGTGGTTGCACTTGTATTATTTACCGGTTTTAGTGTTGTTGCAATCAGAGGTGGATATCGTCATTCAACACGTCCCATGACCATGAATAATGCCGGTAAGTATGTTGAGAGTGCCGAGCAGATGAACCTGGTTTTGAACACTCCATTCTGTGTGATCAGAACATGGGGGAAAAAGGGTATTGAGCGTCGTAATTATTTTGATCAGGATAAATTATTATCTCTTTACAGTCCTGAAATTCAATTTAATGTTGATTCTCAAAAAGAAGATAAAAAGAATATTGTGATTATCATTCTTGAGAGTTATAATCGTGAATATGTGGGAGCATTGAATAAAAACCTGGATAATGGAAATTATAAAGGTTATACTCCTTTTCTTGATTCTCTCATTAATGAATCTTATTGTATTGAGCATGCTTATGCCAACGGATTTAAGTCTATTGATGCTTTGCCTTCGATTATTGCATCGGTTCCATCGTTAGAACTACCTTATATTGTTTCTGAGTACTCAACCAACAGTATCAATGGTCTTCCAACTTTATTAAAAAAAGATGGATATACCAGTGCGTTTTTTCATGGTGCCGCCAATGGTTCGATGGGATTTGACGCTTTTGCAAAAATGGCTGGTTTCGACAGGTATGTTGGTAAAACAGAATATGGTAATGATGATGATTACGATGGAATGTGGGGCATTTGGGATGAACCATTTTTTCAGTTTTTTGCCAATGAAATGGATAAAATGCATGAACCATTTTTTACCACATTATTCTCTTTATCATCGCACCATCCGTTTAAATTGCCCGAACAATATGAAGGAGCTTTCCCAAAGGGAGAATTACCTGTTCATCAGTGTGTGGGATATACAGATATGGCTTTGCGTAAATTCTTTGAAAGGGCCAAAACAATGGAATGGTATACAAATACTTTATTTGTGATCACTGCTGATCATAGTTCGGCTTCTGCTTTTGAATCATCAAAAAACAATATTGATAGTTATTCTATCCCCATGTTATTTTATGCTCCTGGCGATAGTCTGTTAAAAGGCTTGGATAAAAACGTAGCGCAGCAAATAGATATTTTACCTTCTGTTCTGGGCTATATTCATTACGATAAGCCATTTGTTTCATTCGGAAATAACATTTTTGATGCCAGTGATGATCGCTTTGTCATTGGATACCGTTCAGGTAATTATCAGTATTTGAAGAACGATACCATTCTTCAATTTGATGGTAATCAGCTTAAAGCTGTTTATGATATTTCAAGCGATCGTATGATGACTAAGAATATTGTTGAGCAGGTTCAGGTAACAAGTATCGAAAATGAGTGTAAGGGGTTTCTTCAACAATACAGTAATCGCATGATCGATGATGGTTTTAGTTTAAAGGAGTAG
- a CDS encoding carboxypeptidase-like regulatory domain-containing protein → MQLIQIKRLVVILLYLIISIAIIYAQKENILVTGTMTDSEGEAIPGLSVTIEGTTEGTITDVEGNYQIEVPLGSTLVFSFIGMKTKKAIVTRTGLNPVGSRMIIPFNHIKEDTRFVREEERKALNDSAKVADRYKFYREYLSDSAIIESYDRINTTALEISSSRIERQIKRYSNLYSEKNYRLGKIVVKSNFAFDRVARLPELQSKYGQGRPLNGMLSYQGPSTGEMFSWGPPLVNLEYDGVATSDDIKGSLVAKGEGNGDSSIAYDPTNIFKTGFTNSYDIVSYHTLGSAHMDFGYRYLLNSGVLPGEDIQSHRFNIKLDWDDRIKANVVYQTSKDNFRDGIMKSRILSATYLTPVSFDNSFGLSAKDAQRDQSVIYHPDGSIRSASPAHFDNPYLFVQKGVDRNEHQSLLYNVNFEENWSMGHIHADFSGQYSENRRELKFPEGSVGNLGGINSNRNDKTVNYFAGAFVENYLFGYQFRFNVPIRAEFYNYSRGLAGSNFEFVDNKKVRNIFTANPTLQYSRNYDDILVAKAGLNIYASSTSDKVCYRPNFGVSFSPFIWFDNTFYWDTQNVFQSFKLKLDYITQVNEYILDYKSGLNNSLAYNVADFNRYFENQEINVYSTIQPEIVSKLDFSITSSFINGALQSTTSFYWNRRRNSIFPVINNDELVFENLGDIKVNGLEETLSARLLDNSFKWDVSLTMSQIKSKVSKSNYEAPVALAGFADVHTTFVQDQNPGVIMGSSWLRNSEGKKVVGNDGFPLVDVSPSVLGDPNPDFFTGLSNEFSLNGMEFGFTLDAVVGGDVWNGTQATLDYYGVSQKTADEREVRNYIFDGVNQNGEVNNKLVSFAPDNGSVENNRWVRYVVSGVAEDYIQDGSRLVLKELYFTYNFNVNTVKRWGLENLSITAVANNLVTLSRYKGNLASNTLWGHSNTMGLDYFNSPQIRRYGLTLQVTF, encoded by the coding sequence ATGCAACTAATCCAAATCAAACGTTTAGTAGTTATTCTTCTTTATTTGATAATATCCATTGCGATCATCTACGCTCAAAAGGAAAATATATTAGTAACCGGAACGATGACTGATAGTGAAGGTGAAGCCATTCCTGGTTTATCTGTTACTATTGAAGGTACAACCGAAGGAACCATAACTGATGTAGAAGGAAACTATCAGATTGAAGTGCCACTGGGCTCAACTCTTGTTTTCAGTTTTATTGGTATGAAAACAAAGAAGGCCATTGTTACCCGAACAGGTTTGAATCCTGTTGGAAGCAGAATGATTATTCCCTTTAATCACATAAAAGAAGATACCCGGTTTGTGCGAGAAGAAGAGAGGAAGGCTTTAAATGATTCAGCAAAAGTTGCAGACAGATATAAATTCTATCGCGAATATCTGTCAGATTCAGCAATTATTGAAAGTTACGACCGTATTAACACGACTGCTTTAGAAATTAGTTCAAGCCGCATTGAACGCCAGATAAAGCGATATAGCAATCTGTATAGTGAAAAAAATTATCGTTTGGGAAAAATAGTGGTGAAATCAAATTTTGCATTTGACAGAGTTGCCCGCTTACCTGAACTTCAATCAAAGTATGGACAAGGAAGACCATTGAATGGTATGCTATCTTATCAGGGTCCTTCGACAGGAGAGATGTTCTCATGGGGACCTCCACTGGTAAATCTTGAATATGATGGAGTTGCCACTTCAGATGACATCAAAGGTTCGTTGGTTGCTAAAGGTGAAGGTAATGGAGATTCATCAATTGCTTATGATCCGACCAATATTTTCAAAACTGGTTTTACTAATTCGTATGATATTGTATCATACCATACATTGGGATCAGCACATATGGATTTTGGTTACCGATATTTATTGAACTCAGGAGTTCTACCGGGTGAGGATATCCAAAGTCATCGTTTTAATATAAAGCTGGATTGGGATGATCGGATAAAAGCTAATGTAGTTTATCAGACTTCAAAAGATAATTTTCGCGATGGTATAATGAAATCACGAATTCTTTCAGCAACTTATCTTACTCCGGTTTCCTTTGATAATAGTTTTGGTTTGTCAGCTAAGGATGCACAAAGAGATCAGTCAGTAATTTATCATCCGGATGGTTCAATACGAAGTGCGTCTCCTGCACACTTTGATAACCCTTATTTGTTTGTACAGAAGGGTGTGGACAGAAATGAACATCAGTCGTTGTTGTATAATGTCAATTTTGAGGAAAACTGGTCAATGGGGCATATACATGCAGACTTTTCCGGTCAATATTCTGAGAATCGACGAGAGTTAAAATTTCCAGAAGGATCTGTAGGAAACTTAGGAGGAATTAATAGTAATCGAAACGATAAAACTGTTAATTATTTTGCTGGTGCATTTGTCGAGAATTATTTATTTGGATATCAGTTTCGATTTAATGTTCCCATAAGAGCAGAGTTCTATAATTATAGCAGAGGACTTGCCGGAAGTAATTTTGAATTTGTGGATAATAAAAAGGTTAGGAACATCTTTACGGCCAATCCAACATTACAATATTCACGGAACTACGATGATATTTTGGTGGCTAAAGCTGGTCTTAATATTTATGCTTCTTCAACAAGTGACAAAGTATGTTACAGACCTAATTTTGGCGTATCATTTTCTCCTTTCATTTGGTTTGATAATACCTTTTATTGGGATACACAAAATGTTTTTCAAAGTTTTAAACTGAAACTTGATTATATAACCCAGGTAAACGAGTATATTCTTGATTACAAGTCTGGTTTGAATAATTCACTTGCATATAATGTAGCTGACTTTAATCGTTATTTCGAAAATCAGGAGATCAATGTGTACAGTACAATTCAACCCGAGATTGTTTCGAAACTTGATTTTAGTATTACATCAAGCTTCATAAATGGAGCTCTTCAGTCAACTACCTCTTTTTATTGGAATCGTCGTCGCAACAGTATTTTTCCTGTTATAAATAATGACGAATTGGTTTTTGAAAATTTAGGGGATATTAAGGTTAATGGCTTGGAAGAAACCTTATCTGCTCGCTTATTGGATAATTCTTTTAAATGGGATGTGAGTTTAACCATGTCACAGATCAAATCAAAAGTATCAAAAAGTAATTACGAGGCACCAGTTGCACTGGCCGGTTTTGCTGATGTTCATACGACATTCGTTCAGGATCAAAATCCGGGTGTAATAATGGGAAGTAGTTGGCTGAGAAATTCGGAAGGTAAGAAAGTGGTAGGAAATGATGGATTTCCTTTGGTTGATGTTTCTCCTTCGGTACTTGGTGATCCCAACCCTGATTTTTTCACCGGGTTGTCCAATGAGTTTTCTTTAAATGGAATGGAATTTGGCTTTACTCTGGATGCTGTTGTTGGGGGTGATGTATGGAATGGAACACAGGCTACATTGGATTATTACGGGGTATCACAAAAAACGGCAGATGAACGGGAGGTTAGGAACTATATTTTTGATGGAGTTAATCAGAATGGAGAGGTAAATAATAAACTGGTTTCGTTTGCTCCCGATAATGGATCAGTTGAAAATAACCGATGGGTAAGATATGTTGTTAGTGGCGTTGCTGAAGATTACATTCAGGATGGTTCACGATTGGTTTTAAAGGAATTGTATTTCACTTACAACTTCAATGTTAACACTGTTAAGCGTTGGGGATTGGAAAATCTTTCAATAACAGCTGTTGCCAATAACCTGGTTACTTTATCCCGATATAAGGGTAATCTGGCTTCCAATACCCTTTGGGGACACAGCAATACCATGGGACTCGATTATTTCAACAGTCCGCAAATCAGACGCTATGGATTAACGCTACAAGTAACATTTTAA